One Lytechinus variegatus isolate NC3 chromosome 14, Lvar_3.0, whole genome shotgun sequence genomic region harbors:
- the LOC121428181 gene encoding allatostatin-A receptor-like, which translates to MAVFNLNQVDIVISLVLMTSCCTTSHDMDLNSTSDIDTMTTSLSYFNETVVEIDVEAAAFTWYPLNWTWWLIVQTVLAILGILGNGIVVVIVYQRYNSMRSTDIMIGALAISDLLTSVFVFPIPWAKTIPNTILGHLYCKLVYPSYFLWFCITAATYILLGICIERYVAIVYPLFFNRVSSKRRTSIFVLGLWLFSFLEVMYTFFIYIYDENIGYCVSTIKTEIGRVILAYFAITIRLFFPVTIMLITQILIARSLHIHGKRFQEMVNNGKDEPSKQTYHIVARNRIVKMMLIVVLVYVVTWCPNQIVYLCFNLGYITPTYRGSALHRILTMIGYLNSCINPFIYAARNPAFRSAVLKLFQCSKPKDEAVFSAKGSDTRETKANPSTSVPDAC; encoded by the coding sequence ATGGCGGTATTTAATCTGAACCAAGTTGATATCGTCATCTCGCTGGTTTTAATGACGTCATGCTGCACGACATCCCATGACATGGATCTGAATTCTACCTCAGATATCGACACGATGACTACGTCACTCTCGTACTTCAATGAAACCGTGGTTGAAATCGACGTTGAGGCAGCAGCGTTCACCTGGTACCCACTGAATTGGACTTGGTGGTTGATTGTTCAAACCGTCCTTGCCATTCTTGGGATCCTAGGGAACGGCATTGTGGTGGTTATCGTCTACCAACGATACAATTCGATGCGATCTACCGACATCATGATCGGTGCCCTCGCCATCAGCGACCTCCTGACATCCGTCTTCGTGTTCCCGATTCCCTGGGCGAAGACTATCCCAAACACAATCCTTGGGCACCTTTACTGTAAGCTTGTGTACCCTTCGTATTTCCTCTGGTTCTGTATAACCGCAGCCACTTACATCCTGTTAGGAATCTGCATCGAGCGTTACGTGGCCATCGTCTATCCTCTCTTCTTCAACCGAGTCAGCAGTAAACGGAGGACCAGCATCTTTGTCCTGGGTCTGTGGCTCTTTAGCTTCCTCGAGGTCATGTATACATTCTTCATCTACATCTACGACGAAAACATCGGCTACTGCGTCTCAACCATCAAGACCGAAATAGGTCGCGTTATATTAGCGTACTTCGCCATCACGATCCGACTGTTCTTTCCCGTGACGATTATGCTGATCACACAGATCCTAATCGCTCGATCGCTTCACATCCATGGCAAACGCTTCCAGGAAATGGTCAACAACGGAAAGGATGAGCCATCGAAGCAGACCTACCACATCGTCGCTCGAAACCGTATCGTCAAGATGATGTTGATAGTTGTGCTGGTATACGTGGTGACTTGGTGCCCCAACCAAATCGTCTACCTCTGCTTCAACCTGGGTTACATCACCCCGACCTACAGAGGAAGTGCCTTGCATCGGATTCTGACCATGATAGGGTACCTGAACTCCTGCATCAATCCTTTCATTTATGCTGCAAGAAACCCTGCGTTCAGGTCGGCCGTACTAAAACTCTTCCAGTGCTCGAAACCAAAGGATGAGGCCGTCTTTAGTGCAAAAGGAAGCGACACGAGGGAAACGAAGGCCAATCCCTCTACGTCAGTACCCGACGCATGTTGA